One Frankia alni ACN14a DNA window includes the following coding sequences:
- a CDS encoding ABC transporter permease, giving the protein MTAADAFGAPGGPGPLPPTAGRDGSGTGSRLLDLRPAPAAATRARMFAAQTRLELILTLRRGESVLLTMIIPVGLLAFFTAVDVLPSGTEKSVDFLVPGVLALAVMSTAFTGQAIATGFERSYGVLKRLGATPLPRSILLAGKTAAVLAVEVIQLVLLLAVGFALGWDPSGGAGAVPSVLALLVLGTAAFSGLGLLMAGTLRAEATLAAANGVYLLLLLIGGVVFPLSELPGWLRAIAEVLPTAALSDGLRDVLADGSGPGVRNLVVLAVWAVVTLGLAARTFRWE; this is encoded by the coding sequence GTGACCGCCGCCGACGCCTTCGGCGCGCCCGGCGGCCCGGGTCCCCTTCCGCCGACTGCCGGCCGTGACGGCTCCGGCACGGGGTCCCGTCTGCTCGACCTGCGCCCGGCGCCGGCGGCGGCCACCCGCGCCCGGATGTTCGCCGCGCAGACCCGGCTCGAACTGATCCTCACCCTGCGTCGCGGCGAGTCCGTGCTGTTGACCATGATCATCCCGGTCGGCCTGCTCGCCTTCTTCACCGCCGTGGACGTGCTGCCGAGCGGTACCGAGAAGTCGGTGGACTTCCTCGTCCCCGGGGTGCTGGCGCTTGCGGTGATGTCGACCGCGTTCACCGGCCAGGCGATCGCCACCGGCTTCGAACGCTCCTACGGGGTGCTCAAACGCCTCGGCGCGACGCCCCTGCCGCGCTCGATCCTGCTCGCCGGCAAGACCGCGGCAGTGCTCGCCGTCGAGGTCATCCAGCTCGTCCTGCTGCTCGCCGTCGGCTTCGCGCTCGGCTGGGATCCCAGCGGCGGGGCCGGCGCCGTGCCGTCCGTGCTGGCGCTGCTCGTGCTCGGTACGGCCGCATTCTCCGGGCTCGGTCTGCTCATGGCCGGCACCCTGCGCGCCGAGGCGACGCTCGCCGCCGCCAACGGCGTCTACCTGCTGTTGCTGCTGATCGGCGGGGTGGTCTTCCCGCTGTCGGAACTGCCCGGCTGGCTGCGGGCGATCGCCGAGGTGCTGCCCACCGCCGCGCTGTCCGACGGGCTGCGCGACGTCCTCGCCGACGGCTCCGGCCCGGGGGTCCGCAACCTGGTCGTGCTCGCGGTGTGGGCCGTGGTGACCCTGGGCCTGGCCGCCCGCACGTTCCGCTGGGAGTAA
- a CDS encoding COX15/CtaA family protein — protein sequence MAPVPASTTRRRLPLVSRRAFQVVTALNVFALSLIVVSGGVVRLSGSGLGCPTWPQCGDGSFTPHSEYALHGAIEFGNRVVGLVVGLVVLITPIMALRLREGRRRDLTLLSFGLWLGYLGQAVLGGITVLTKLNPVTVAAHFLLSMVLLWNAVVLDRRARQGAGAVTPAVAPALLWLARLLVVVSAGVLVLGTVVTGTGPHSGDSEHPARFGFDIVNVSQLHADGAMLLTGLVAAMAFAVRVTAAPAAARRDSLALVAVVVAQAGIGFAQYFLGVPSGLVALHMTGATVMWVVALRLWLAMVTRPALASPRASTVSPPVDAPATTVLATHAPATDVTPTEASATTVLATHAPATDVSATDGDLPLTVGAPRS from the coding sequence ATGGCACCCGTGCCAGCTTCTACAACGCGTCGGAGATTGCCGCTCGTCAGCCGGCGCGCGTTCCAGGTCGTCACCGCGCTCAACGTCTTCGCGCTGTCCCTGATCGTGGTCAGCGGCGGAGTCGTCCGGCTCAGCGGCTCCGGCCTGGGCTGCCCGACGTGGCCGCAGTGTGGCGACGGCTCGTTCACGCCGCACTCCGAGTACGCCCTGCACGGCGCGATCGAGTTCGGCAACCGGGTCGTCGGGCTGGTCGTCGGGCTCGTGGTGCTCATCACCCCGATCATGGCGCTGCGCCTGCGCGAGGGCCGCCGCCGGGACCTGACCCTGCTGTCGTTCGGCCTGTGGCTGGGCTACCTCGGCCAGGCGGTGCTGGGCGGCATCACGGTCCTGACGAAGCTCAACCCGGTGACCGTCGCCGCCCACTTCCTGCTGTCCATGGTGCTGCTGTGGAACGCGGTCGTCCTCGACCGGCGGGCCCGCCAGGGCGCGGGTGCGGTGACCCCGGCGGTCGCCCCCGCGCTGCTGTGGCTGGCCCGGCTGCTCGTCGTCGTCTCGGCCGGCGTGCTCGTCCTCGGCACGGTGGTGACCGGGACCGGCCCGCACAGCGGTGACAGCGAGCACCCCGCCCGGTTCGGCTTCGACATCGTCAACGTCTCCCAGCTGCACGCCGACGGCGCGATGCTGCTGACCGGCCTGGTCGCGGCGATGGCGTTCGCGGTGCGGGTCACCGCCGCCCCCGCGGCCGCCCGGCGCGACTCGCTCGCCCTGGTCGCCGTGGTCGTCGCGCAGGCCGGCATCGGCTTCGCCCAGTACTTCCTCGGCGTCCCGTCCGGCCTCGTCGCCCTGCACATGACCGGCGCCACCGTCATGTGGGTCGTCGCGCTGCGCCTGTGGCTGGCCATGGTCACCCGCCCGGCCCTGGCCAGCCCCCGGGCGTCTACCGTCAGTCCGCCGGTCGACGCCCCCGCGACCACCGTCCTCGCCACCCATGCTCCCGCGACCGACGTCACGCCGACCGAAGCCTCCGCGACCACCGTCCTCGCCACCCACGCTCCCGCGACCGACGTCTCGGCGACCGACGGAGATCTTCCCCTGACCGTTGGTGCGCCACGCTCCTGA
- a CDS encoding PPOX class F420-dependent oxidoreductase codes for MTTTPFDPRALLAASRLGVLATIKADGRPQLSPVQPFFDRETGVLHVSMTEGRAKTANLRRDPRATLEVTSPDGRAWATAEGTATLVGPGTDPHGPEVEALVHYYRSAAGEHPDWDEYRSVMVADRRVLMRMTVDHVYGEKLG; via the coding sequence ATGACCACTACGCCCTTCGACCCGCGGGCGCTGCTCGCGGCGAGTCGACTCGGTGTCCTAGCCACGATCAAGGCGGACGGTCGGCCCCAGCTCTCGCCCGTCCAGCCCTTCTTCGACCGGGAGACCGGGGTCCTGCACGTGTCGATGACCGAAGGCCGGGCCAAGACGGCGAACCTGCGGCGGGACCCGCGCGCCACCCTGGAGGTCACCAGCCCGGACGGCCGGGCCTGGGCCACCGCCGAGGGCACGGCGACGCTCGTCGGGCCGGGGACCGACCCCCACGGGCCCGAGGTCGAGGCGCTGGTGCACTACTACCGCAGCGCCGCCGGGGAGCACCCGGACTGGGACGAGTACCGGTCGGTGATGGTGGCCGACCGCCGGGTGCTCATGCGCATGACGGTCGACCACGTGTACGGCGAGAAGCTGGGCTGA
- a CDS encoding heme o synthase: MNAKIRAYVALMKLRVVELLLITTVPVMMLADRGMPSLWLIAVTLVAGTLAAGSANTINCYVDRDIDQVMGRTKRRPLVRATVTPTEALTFGIVIGIVSTLMFGLLVNWPSALLADGAIAFYVFVYTLGLKRRTPSNIVIGGAAGCFPVLIGWSAVTGTVGWSAVLLFAVVFFWTPPHFWALAMKFRDDYAAAGIPMLPVVAPVEVVTRRIVGYSYAMVAASLALVPVAHTGPVYLVSAVVVGAWFLAEAHRIDRRTRRGDDPRPMRLFHMSITYLTLLFVAIAVTAVV, translated from the coding sequence GTGAACGCGAAGATCCGCGCCTACGTCGCCCTCATGAAGCTGCGCGTGGTCGAGCTGCTGCTCATCACCACCGTGCCGGTGATGATGCTCGCGGACCGCGGGATGCCCTCGCTCTGGCTGATCGCCGTCACCCTCGTCGCCGGCACCCTGGCGGCCGGCAGCGCCAACACGATCAACTGCTACGTCGACCGGGACATCGACCAGGTCATGGGCCGCACCAAGCGCCGCCCGCTGGTCCGTGCCACCGTCACCCCGACCGAGGCCCTGACCTTCGGCATCGTCATCGGCATCGTCTCGACGCTGATGTTCGGCCTGCTGGTGAACTGGCCGTCGGCGCTGCTGGCGGACGGCGCGATCGCCTTCTACGTCTTCGTCTACACCCTCGGGCTCAAGCGCCGCACCCCGTCGAACATCGTCATCGGCGGCGCCGCCGGCTGCTTCCCCGTCCTCATCGGGTGGTCCGCGGTCACCGGCACCGTGGGCTGGTCCGCGGTGCTGCTGTTCGCCGTGGTGTTCTTCTGGACCCCGCCGCACTTCTGGGCGCTGGCGATGAAGTTCCGCGACGACTACGCCGCCGCCGGCATCCCGATGCTGCCCGTCGTCGCCCCCGTCGAGGTGGTGACCCGGCGCATCGTCGGCTACTCCTACGCGATGGTGGCCGCCTCGCTCGCGCTGGTCCCGGTGGCCCACACCGGCCCGGTGTACCTGGTGTCCGCGGTGGTCGTCGGCGCCTGGTTCCTCGCTGAGGCGCACCGCATCGACCGCCGGACCCGCCGCGGCGACGACCCCCGCCCGATGCGCCTGTTCCACATGTCGATCACCTACCTGACGCTGCTGTTCGTCGCGATCGCGGTGACCGCCGTCGTCTGA
- the tal gene encoding transaldolase gives MSNPLSELSAAGVAVWLDDISRDRLRTGNLADLVANRSVVGVTSNPTIFQKAIASSDLYNEQLRDLKVRGVDVGEAVRAITAADVREACDVLRGVYDASGGVDGRVSLEVDPRLAHEAERTVAEARALWWLVDRPNLFIKIPATQDGLPAITETLAQGISVNVTLIFGLDRYDAVIDAFMSGVEQAIEAGRDVSDLASVASFFVSRVDSEVDARLDKIGTPEAKALHAKTAIANARLAYERYEKAFATPRWKALAAKGAKPQRPLWASTSTKDPSLPDTIYVSELIAPGTVNTMPEATLQAFADHGQVKGETIRPHYDDARQVFAALAAVGVDIDDVIETLETQGVQKFEDSWNQLLGTIAQQLGRSGTDG, from the coding sequence ATGAGCAACCCCCTGTCCGAGCTCTCGGCCGCCGGAGTGGCGGTCTGGTTGGACGACATCAGCCGGGACCGGCTGCGCACCGGCAACCTCGCCGATCTCGTCGCCAACCGCAGCGTCGTCGGTGTCACCAGCAATCCGACGATCTTCCAGAAGGCGATTGCGTCCAGCGACCTGTACAACGAGCAGCTGCGCGACCTGAAGGTCCGCGGTGTCGACGTCGGCGAGGCGGTGCGCGCGATCACCGCGGCGGACGTCCGCGAAGCCTGTGACGTGCTGCGCGGCGTCTACGACGCCTCCGGCGGGGTGGACGGGCGGGTGTCCCTCGAGGTCGACCCCCGCCTGGCCCATGAGGCCGAGCGCACCGTCGCCGAGGCCCGGGCGCTGTGGTGGCTGGTGGACCGCCCCAACCTGTTCATCAAGATTCCGGCCACCCAGGACGGGCTGCCGGCGATCACCGAGACCCTGGCCCAGGGCATCAGCGTGAACGTCACCCTGATCTTCGGCCTGGACCGCTACGACGCCGTGATCGACGCGTTCATGTCCGGCGTCGAGCAGGCGATCGAGGCCGGCCGGGACGTCAGCGACCTGGCCTCGGTCGCGTCGTTCTTCGTCAGCCGGGTCGACTCCGAGGTCGACGCGCGACTGGACAAGATCGGCACGCCGGAGGCGAAGGCGCTGCACGCGAAGACGGCGATCGCGAATGCCCGACTGGCCTACGAACGGTACGAGAAGGCGTTCGCCACCCCTCGGTGGAAGGCGCTGGCCGCGAAGGGCGCGAAGCCGCAGCGTCCGCTGTGGGCGTCGACCTCGACGAAGGACCCGTCCCTGCCGGACACGATCTACGTCTCCGAGCTGATCGCGCCCGGCACCGTCAACACCATGCCCGAGGCGACCCTGCAGGCGTTCGCCGACCATGGCCAGGTCAAGGGCGAGACCATCCGCCCGCACTACGACGACGCCCGCCAGGTGTTCGCCGCGCTGGCCGCCGTCGGCGTGGACATCGACGACGTGATCGAGACCCTGGAGACCCAGGGAGTACAGAAGTTCGAGGACTCGTGGAACCAGCTGCTCGGCACCATCGCGCAGCAGCTCGGCAGGTCCGGTACGGACGGCTAG